Proteins found in one Xenopus laevis strain J_2021 chromosome 1L, Xenopus_laevis_v10.1, whole genome shotgun sequence genomic segment:
- the nxnl2.L gene encoding nucleoredoxin like 2 L homeolog isoform X1: protein MDIFSGHILLNKYGERVDPEEALQNKIVGLYFSASWCSPCRDFTPILCDFYTELVEESEPPAQFEIVFISSDKSPEEMVDYMHDMQGDWLALPFHDPYKQFWPKLSTNQDIFKLRLVPLPLTYTGP from the exons ATGGATATTTTTAGTGGGCACATTCTACTCAACAAGTATGGCGAGAGAGTTGATCCGGAAGAGGCCTTGCAGAATAAAATCGTTGGGTTATATTTCTCAGCTAGTTGGTGCTCACCATGCAGAGATTTTACTCCAATCCTTTGTGACTTTTACACAGAGTTGGTGGAGGAATCTGAACCACCTGCTCAGTTTGAAATAGTATTTATTTCCTCAGATAAAAGTCCAGAAGAAATGGTGGATTACATGCATGATATGCAAGGAGATTGGCTGGCTTTGCCATTTCATGACCCATACAAACA attttggcCTAAACTCAGCACAAAccaagatatcttcaaattgagattggtgcctctcccattgacttatacaggaccttga